In Prosthecochloris sp. GSB1, the following proteins share a genomic window:
- a CDS encoding ABC transporter ATP-binding protein, translated as MRTRNNRDESFQQQKDELLSSGKKGSVDTYIVRRLLRYVKPYRGLLAAAIGITLVGSALGPLRPYITKLAIDDYVAKGDIPGLALVSLALLGIILLDGVKQYTTTWLTQLIGQKAVLNLRMDIFRHLQKLSIRFYDRNPIGRLITRTTNDVEALNEMLSSGIITIMGDIMQVFFIVGLMFWIDWQLTLIVLAILPLMLYVTLTFKKRVRVAFQDVRTHLARLNTFFQEHISGMNIVQLFDRQGSEYDKHSAINRDYRDANVRTVFYFSIYYPLIELLSAIAAGLVIWYSGIRMLDADLTLGVVISFVQYIWLFFRPLQHLSDRFNVLQTALASSDRIFRLLEETDTVREPTEPARIDSFREEIRFSNVWFAYNGENWILKDTSFTVRRGEKVAIVGATGSGKTTVINILSKLYRHQKGSVTIDGTNIGNISEKNLRKMVGVVMQDVFLFSGTIRENLAFGKPGVTDEEIREAAKIVGADRFIRKLPGNYDYRVRENGTGLSAGQKQLLAFVRALLYNPEILVLDEATSSVDTETEQLIDAATAKLMKNRTSVIIAHRLSTIQRADKIIVMHKGVIRETGTHQELLTEKGLYYKLYLMQHPEKMHLRTD; from the coding sequence ATGCGAACCCGGAACAACAGAGACGAAAGTTTTCAGCAACAGAAGGATGAACTGCTGTCGTCCGGGAAAAAAGGTTCAGTTGACACGTACATCGTCAGGCGCCTGCTCAGGTATGTAAAACCCTACAGAGGTCTTCTGGCCGCCGCGATCGGCATCACCCTCGTGGGATCGGCGCTCGGCCCGCTGCGGCCCTATATCACCAAACTGGCCATCGACGATTACGTAGCCAAGGGCGATATTCCGGGCCTCGCCCTTGTCAGCCTCGCCCTGCTGGGCATAATCCTTCTCGACGGCGTAAAACAGTATACCACGACCTGGCTGACGCAGCTTATCGGACAGAAAGCAGTGCTGAACCTCAGGATGGATATTTTCAGGCACCTGCAAAAACTCTCCATCCGTTTCTACGACCGTAATCCGATAGGAAGGCTCATCACCAGAACGACAAACGACGTCGAAGCCCTGAACGAGATGCTGTCGAGCGGCATCATCACCATCATGGGCGACATCATGCAGGTGTTCTTCATTGTCGGCCTGATGTTCTGGATCGACTGGCAACTCACCCTGATCGTCCTGGCCATCCTTCCGTTAATGCTCTATGTCACCCTCACCTTCAAAAAAAGGGTACGGGTGGCATTTCAGGATGTCAGAACACACCTTGCCCGCCTGAACACGTTTTTTCAGGAGCATATCTCGGGCATGAACATCGTGCAACTCTTCGACCGTCAGGGCAGCGAATACGACAAACACTCCGCGATCAACAGGGATTACCGCGACGCCAACGTCAGAACGGTCTTTTACTTCTCGATCTACTATCCTCTCATTGAACTTCTCAGCGCCATTGCCGCCGGTCTCGTGATCTGGTACAGCGGCATCCGCATGCTCGACGCGGACCTCACGCTGGGCGTCGTCATATCCTTCGTGCAATATATCTGGCTTTTTTTCCGCCCGCTGCAACATCTTTCCGACAGATTCAACGTACTGCAGACGGCGCTTGCAAGTTCGGACCGGATTTTCAGGCTCCTCGAGGAGACCGACACCGTCCGCGAACCAACCGAACCGGCTCGCATCGACTCGTTCAGGGAGGAAATTCGTTTCAGTAATGTCTGGTTCGCCTACAACGGAGAAAACTGGATACTGAAGGACACCTCCTTCACGGTGCGACGCGGGGAAAAAGTAGCTATCGTCGGCGCGACGGGAAGCGGAAAAACCACCGTCATAAACATTCTCTCGAAACTCTACCGACACCAGAAAGGCTCCGTAACCATCGACGGCACAAACATCGGCAACATATCCGAAAAAAACCTCCGGAAAATGGTCGGGGTAGTCATGCAGGACGTGTTTCTTTTTTCCGGAACGATCAGGGAAAATCTCGCTTTCGGCAAACCCGGAGTCACGGACGAGGAAATACGCGAAGCAGCGAAAATCGTCGGCGCGGACAGGTTTATCCGGAAACTTCCGGGAAACTACGATTACAGGGTACGGGAAAACGGAACAGGACTCTCGGCCGGGCAGAAACAGTTGCTCGCTTTTGTCAGGGCGTTGCTCTACAATCCGGAAATTCTCGTTCTCGACGAGGCGACAAGCTCCGTCGACACGGAAACCGAACAGCTCATCGACGCCGCGACGGCCAAACTGATGAAAAACCGGACATCGGTCATCATCGCTCACCGGCTTTCGACCATCCAGCGGGCCGACAAGATCATCGTCATGCACAAGGGGGTCATCAGAGAAACAGGAACGCACCAGGAACTGCTGACCGAAAAAGGTCTCTACTACAAGCTTTACCTGATGCAACACCCCGAGAAAATGCACCTCAGGACAGACTGA
- the glmM gene encoding phosphoglucosamine mutase yields MSLMISVSGIRGIVGNSLTPDVLTSFAQAFATWLRSEKSSTAERYPDAQPKIVIGRDTRPTGEVIAGIVGSTLALCGCRVVDIGVATTPTVEIATVKERADGGIIVTASHNPVEWNALKLLDSEGEFLNESELGELLRILDRRRFTLADWSHTGTVEKKKGYDDAHIRDILNLSCIYPEKIAACRYSVLVDAVEGAGSTVMPELCRRLGVGRVETISCEGSGIFPRNPEPIAAHLTATVDALRKTGCDFAIVVDPDVDRIALVCEDGSLFGEEYSLVACADYYLKHRPGPVVNNLSSSRALRDVAGKYGQECLSAKVGEANVIDLMKACGAVIGGEGNGGIILPELHFGRDALVGAALLIQAFTDWRERNSGNSALSGFRKSFPSYFMAKQKESFDGNREKLQSLFDDIAERHPDAKATMTDGMKLDFADEWVHVRPSNTEPVLRIYAEAGSVERAKSLAEQFAGELEAGSGGWR; encoded by the coding sequence ATGAGCTTGATGATCAGCGTATCCGGCATCCGGGGAATTGTCGGCAACAGCCTTACCCCGGATGTCCTCACCTCCTTTGCACAGGCCTTCGCCACCTGGCTCCGCTCAGAAAAAAGCAGTACGGCCGAAAGGTATCCCGACGCACAACCAAAAATCGTCATCGGCCGGGATACAAGGCCGACGGGAGAAGTCATCGCGGGAATCGTGGGGAGCACCCTTGCCCTCTGCGGCTGCCGGGTTGTCGATATAGGCGTGGCGACCACGCCGACCGTTGAAATCGCCACGGTGAAAGAACGGGCCGACGGGGGAATCATTGTCACGGCCTCGCACAATCCCGTCGAATGGAACGCCTTGAAACTGCTCGACTCCGAAGGCGAGTTCCTCAACGAAAGCGAACTGGGTGAACTGCTGCGCATCCTTGACAGAAGGCGCTTCACACTCGCCGACTGGTCACACACCGGAACGGTCGAAAAAAAGAAAGGCTACGATGACGCGCACATTCGCGACATACTGAACCTGTCCTGCATATACCCCGAAAAAATAGCCGCCTGCCGATACAGCGTGCTTGTCGATGCCGTCGAAGGCGCGGGCTCGACCGTCATGCCGGAACTTTGCCGCAGACTCGGCGTCGGGCGCGTGGAAACAATATCCTGCGAAGGGAGCGGTATTTTCCCGAGAAATCCCGAACCGATAGCCGCTCACCTCACGGCCACCGTCGACGCGCTAAGAAAAACCGGTTGCGATTTCGCGATCGTCGTGGACCCCGACGTGGACAGAATCGCCCTTGTCTGCGAGGACGGCAGCCTTTTCGGCGAAGAATACTCCCTGGTCGCCTGTGCCGACTACTATCTGAAGCACCGGCCCGGCCCGGTCGTCAACAATCTTTCAAGCAGCCGGGCCTTGCGCGACGTAGCCGGAAAATACGGACAGGAATGCCTGAGCGCGAAAGTGGGGGAAGCCAACGTCATCGATCTCATGAAAGCATGCGGCGCGGTCATCGGCGGCGAAGGAAACGGCGGGATAATACTGCCCGAACTGCACTTCGGCAGGGATGCCCTCGTAGGCGCGGCCCTGCTGATTCAGGCTTTTACCGACTGGAGAGAAAGGAATTCGGGAAACAGCGCGCTTTCCGGTTTCAGAAAATCTTTTCCGTCTTATTTTATGGCCAAACAGAAGGAATCCTTCGACGGAAACCGCGAAAAACTGCAGTCGCTGTTCGACGATATCGCCGAGCGCCATCCCGATGCAAAAGCGACCATGACTGACGGCATGAAACTCGACTTCGCGGACGAATGGGTGCATGTCCGGCCGTCGAACACCGAACCGGTCCTCAGGATCTACGCCGAAGCCGGAAGCGTCGAACGCGCGAAATCGCTCGCCGAGCAATTCGCCGGCGAACTCGAAGCCGGTTCGGGCGGCTGGCGGTAA
- the rpsT gene encoding 30S ribosomal protein S20 — translation MPLHKSAEKRLRQSARRNERNRARKKELKDLVKKMQKLIGSKAEKGEVEAAYRSAVQKLDRLGVKRYIHPNKASRKKSQLSRLLNRYTKAD, via the coding sequence ATGCCGCTACACAAATCAGCCGAGAAAAGGCTTCGGCAGTCAGCGCGACGCAACGAAAGGAACCGGGCGCGCAAGAAAGAACTCAAGGATCTGGTGAAAAAGATGCAGAAGCTTATCGGATCCAAGGCGGAGAAGGGAGAGGTCGAGGCTGCATATCGTTCGGCCGTGCAAAAGCTCGACAGGCTCGGCGTCAAAAGATACATTCATCCCAACAAGGCTTCACGCAAGAAGTCCCAGTTGTCCAGGCTGCTGAACCGTTACACGAAAGCGGACTGA
- the ruvA gene encoding Holliday junction branch migration protein RuvA, with protein MFAYFRGELIEASPDEAVIETSGVAYSLLVSAATYKRLPEPGSAVRLLAHLHVKEDLLQLYGFFDEEERQLFRLLLSTSGVGPKLALAILSGLQVHEVQQAIVSNVPERLYGIPGVGKKTAARIILELRDRILRLQPARSGKTAAVVPDMSLRDDAVNALMTLGFSRAVAQKAVLASLESMTEPRVEELVRESLLAIRNS; from the coding sequence ATGTTTGCATATTTCCGCGGCGAGTTGATCGAGGCCTCTCCGGATGAGGCTGTAATCGAGACGTCCGGTGTCGCCTACAGTCTGCTTGTTTCTGCGGCCACATACAAAAGGCTGCCCGAGCCAGGTTCAGCCGTCAGGTTGCTCGCTCATCTGCATGTAAAGGAGGATCTGCTGCAGTTGTACGGCTTTTTCGACGAGGAAGAACGTCAGTTGTTCCGGTTGCTGCTTTCGACCTCCGGTGTCGGCCCGAAACTGGCCCTTGCGATTCTTTCGGGACTACAGGTTCACGAGGTGCAGCAGGCAATCGTGTCCAACGTTCCGGAGAGACTGTACGGGATTCCGGGAGTCGGAAAAAAAACCGCCGCGAGAATCATTCTCGAGCTGCGTGACAGAATACTCAGGCTGCAACCCGCCCGGTCGGGAAAAACAGCCGCGGTCGTTCCCGATATGTCCCTGCGTGACGACGCGGTCAACGCTCTTATGACGCTCGGGTTCTCGCGCGCCGTTGCCCAGAAGGCCGTTCTCGCTTCACTCGAAAGCATGACGGAGCCCAGGGTCGAAGAGCTTGTTCGCGAGTCTCTGCTTGCGATACGAAATTCCTGA
- a CDS encoding bifunctional folylpolyglutamate synthase/dihydrofolate synthase, with product MNYQESIDFLFPLHRFGIKPGLDRVLRLLETAGAPQRNLGRVFHVAGTNGKGAVACALASMFRAAGYRTALYTSPHLVSFTERMRIDGRAIDATKVGEYCSMLKKAIEVEKATFFEATTAIAFRYFSDMAVDVSVIETGMGGRLDATNVVRPESVIIPTIGLDHTGWLGETTAAIAAEKAAIIKPGARVYTGVSEPEALRPVLESAASNDCPVTILPEKGGCRVSKSGIGELEFSLIMPDCRMNGLRAPLTGGFQARNLSLAVLAARDAGLDEAAVRKGLLGIRENGYRARLERLSRRPELLVDVSHNPDGIRCSVGALMHSMDRFRKLFVVLGLAEDKDAVAVVGALKLLKPHIVTVRLSSQRGRSADTLGDACRREGVNVTVSGTAGEGLRQALRMAAPDDLVLVTGSFFLAGEVLAMMGVEI from the coding sequence GTGAATTACCAGGAATCCATAGATTTTCTTTTTCCCCTTCACCGCTTCGGGATCAAGCCGGGGCTTGACCGGGTTTTGCGTTTGCTGGAGACAGCGGGAGCGCCCCAAAGGAATCTCGGAAGGGTTTTTCATGTCGCGGGAACGAACGGCAAGGGCGCCGTGGCATGCGCTCTGGCCTCCATGTTCCGTGCCGCCGGCTACAGGACAGCGCTCTATACGTCGCCCCATCTTGTTTCCTTTACCGAGAGGATGCGTATTGACGGCAGGGCGATCGACGCGACGAAGGTGGGTGAATATTGCTCGATGCTGAAAAAGGCGATCGAAGTTGAAAAAGCCACCTTCTTCGAAGCTACCACGGCTATCGCGTTCAGATATTTCAGCGACATGGCGGTAGACGTGTCGGTGATAGAGACCGGAATGGGCGGGCGTCTCGACGCAACCAACGTCGTGCGGCCGGAATCCGTGATTATTCCCACCATCGGACTCGACCATACCGGCTGGCTCGGAGAAACGACTGCCGCGATAGCCGCCGAAAAAGCCGCGATCATCAAACCGGGCGCGCGAGTGTATACGGGGGTTTCCGAACCGGAAGCCTTGCGGCCCGTTCTCGAAAGCGCCGCCAGCAATGATTGTCCGGTTACGATTCTGCCGGAAAAGGGAGGCTGCAGGGTCTCGAAGAGCGGCATCGGCGAGCTGGAGTTTTCCCTGATCATGCCGGATTGTCGCATGAACGGCCTTCGGGCTCCGCTGACGGGCGGATTTCAGGCGAGGAACCTTTCGCTCGCCGTACTCGCGGCACGGGATGCCGGGCTGGATGAAGCCGCCGTCAGGAAGGGACTCCTCGGGATAAGGGAAAACGGCTATCGGGCGAGACTTGAGCGCCTTTCCCGGCGGCCGGAACTGCTGGTGGACGTTTCGCATAATCCCGACGGGATCCGCTGTAGCGTCGGCGCCCTGATGCATTCGATGGACCGGTTCCGGAAGCTGTTTGTTGTTCTCGGTCTTGCGGAGGACAAGGATGCCGTTGCGGTCGTTGGCGCGCTCAAACTTTTGAAGCCGCATATCGTGACGGTTCGTCTTTCCTCTCAGCGGGGACGTTCGGCCGATACCCTTGGCGATGCATGCCGCAGGGAAGGGGTGAACGTGACGGTCTCCGGTACTGCCGGAGAAGGGCTCCGGCAGGCGTTGAGGATGGCTGCGCCGGACGATCTTGTGCTGGTTACGGGCTCTTTTTTTCTTGCCGGTGAAGTGCTTGCAATGATGGGCGTGGAGATTTAA
- the rho gene encoding transcription termination factor Rho has translation MSNNSVTKGLDINMLQKKKVHELNALAKEIGVSAAGLRKEELIYKIIEAQSQKGGNAENGQVMVNTGVLQVIPEGYGFLRSANYNYLSSPDDIYVSPSQIKRFNMRTGDTVSGQVRAPKEGERFFALLKIDTIDGKDPEITRIRPFFDNLTPLFPSERFMLETTQNEYSGRIMDIFTPIGKGQRGLIVAQPKTGKTILLQTVANAIIKNHPEVYLIVLLIDERPEEVTDMQRSVPAEVVSSTFDEDPERHVQVADMVLEKAKRLVEVGRDVVILLDSITRLARAHNTIIPHSGKILSGGIDANALTKPKRFFGAARNIEEGGSLTIIATALVDTGSRMDDVIFEEFKGTGNMELALDRRLSERRVFPAIDILRSGTRKEELLLSQVELSRTWLLRKYLADKNPIECMEFIREKMADTKDNKEFFKYMNA, from the coding sequence ATGTCGAACAATTCGGTTACTAAAGGTCTGGACATCAACATGCTCCAGAAAAAAAAGGTTCATGAGCTGAATGCTTTAGCGAAAGAGATCGGTGTTTCCGCGGCCGGGTTACGGAAAGAGGAACTGATATACAAAATTATCGAAGCGCAGTCCCAGAAGGGAGGTAACGCCGAAAACGGTCAGGTGATGGTCAATACCGGCGTGCTCCAGGTCATACCTGAAGGGTACGGTTTTCTCCGTTCGGCCAATTACAACTACCTTTCCTCGCCCGACGATATCTATGTTTCGCCTTCCCAGATCAAACGGTTCAACATGCGGACGGGGGATACGGTTTCGGGCCAGGTCCGCGCACCGAAGGAAGGCGAGCGTTTCTTCGCGCTGCTGAAAATCGACACCATAGACGGCAAGGATCCTGAAATCACCCGTATCCGTCCATTCTTCGACAATCTGACCCCGCTTTTTCCTTCAGAACGATTCATGCTTGAAACAACCCAGAACGAATATTCAGGCAGGATCATGGATATCTTTACCCCTATCGGCAAGGGGCAGCGAGGGCTGATCGTTGCTCAGCCGAAAACCGGCAAGACCATTCTGTTGCAGACGGTCGCCAACGCGATCATAAAAAACCATCCGGAAGTCTATCTGATCGTGCTGCTTATCGACGAGCGTCCCGAGGAGGTTACCGACATGCAGAGAAGCGTGCCGGCTGAAGTGGTCAGTTCGACGTTCGACGAAGATCCTGAGCGTCATGTACAGGTTGCCGATATGGTGCTTGAAAAGGCCAAGCGCCTTGTCGAGGTCGGCCGTGATGTTGTTATCCTTCTCGATTCTATAACCCGTCTCGCCAGGGCTCACAATACCATCATTCCCCATTCGGGCAAAATTCTTTCCGGCGGCATCGACGCCAATGCGTTGACGAAACCGAAAAGGTTTTTCGGCGCCGCCCGCAACATCGAGGAAGGCGGAAGCCTGACGATTATCGCGACGGCCCTCGTCGATACGGGTTCACGTATGGACGACGTCATTTTCGAGGAATTCAAGGGGACGGGCAACATGGAGCTTGCTCTCGACAGAAGGTTGTCGGAACGCCGGGTTTTTCCTGCAATCGATATCCTGCGGTCGGGCACGAGGAAGGAGGAGCTGCTGCTTTCGCAGGTGGAGCTGTCCAGGACCTGGTTGCTTCGCAAGTATCTCGCCGACAAGAACCCCATCGAGTGCATGGAATTCATCCGCGAGAAAATGGCCGATACGAAGGACAACAAGGAGTTTTTCAAATACATGAACGCCTGA
- a CDS encoding TRAP transporter small permease subunit → MPSMVRFLEAFIRRTDSLTERSGQAVRWLTLLLVLVVVYDVFTRYVLSSSSVAVQELEWHVFSILFLLGAAYTLKHDKHVRVDVFFARMSAKQRAAVTLIGGVLFLLPFTFVVIVSSWPFVVNSFRILESSPDPGGLPYRFLLKAVIPLGFMLFFLQGLADIFRSMLILGGRIPPEGEDRP, encoded by the coding sequence ATGCCTTCAATGGTGCGTTTTCTCGAAGCATTCATCCGCCGGACGGATTCCCTGACAGAACGTTCCGGACAGGCCGTCAGGTGGCTTACCCTGCTGCTGGTGCTTGTCGTGGTGTACGATGTCTTCACCCGGTACGTGCTTTCGTCCAGCAGCGTCGCCGTACAGGAGCTGGAATGGCATGTTTTTTCGATTCTTTTCCTCCTCGGAGCGGCCTATACCCTGAAGCATGACAAGCATGTCAGGGTCGACGTTTTTTTTGCACGGATGAGCGCGAAACAGCGCGCGGCGGTAACGCTTATCGGGGGCGTATTGTTTCTCCTGCCCTTCACGTTTGTTGTTATCGTCTCCTCGTGGCCTTTCGTCGTCAATTCCTTCCGGATTCTCGAGTCCTCTCCGGATCCCGGCGGCCTTCCGTACCGGTTTCTTCTCAAGGCCGTCATACCGCTCGGCTTCATGCTTTTTTTCCTGCAGGGACTGGCGGATATTTTCCGATCGATGCTGATCCTCGGAGGCAGGATTCCTCCCGAAGGCGAGGATCGCCCATGA
- a CDS encoding TRAP transporter substrate-binding protein, producing the protein MKSADDRSRRQFLKRSLKAGAATMALGSPLLASGCSKPATGPEEAPAVHTGKTWRWKLLTTWPPTLPVIQDGSKLFSQWVKEMSAGRLDIQVYGGGELVPSLEAFDAVSQGTAEMGHGASYYWSGKVPAAQFFAAVPFGMNPQQANAWIVSGGGLELWEEVYAPFNLVPLPGGNTAIQMGGWFNREINSVDNLKGLKMRIPGLGGKVISKAGGAAVLSAGGEIYTNLERGVIDATEWIGPYHDYLMGFHKAARYYYYPGWHEPGTSLEFFVNKSAFDGLPDDLRQIVRTAAARVNHWMLCEFEAKNNIYLQKLVNEVKVDLKAFPPEVIEQLRAYSKEVIQEIVEQDALSRKIHDAYTSFRKQIGAWADISEKLYYTDNL; encoded by the coding sequence ATGAAATCAGCCGACGACCGCTCGAGAAGACAGTTCCTGAAACGCTCCCTTAAGGCCGGAGCCGCGACGATGGCCCTCGGATCACCGCTCTTAGCCTCCGGCTGCAGCAAGCCTGCAACAGGACCGGAAGAAGCCCCGGCTGTCCATACCGGAAAAACCTGGCGGTGGAAACTCCTCACCACATGGCCTCCCACCCTACCGGTCATCCAGGACGGGTCGAAACTTTTTTCGCAATGGGTGAAGGAAATGTCTGCGGGGCGTCTCGACATACAGGTCTATGGCGGAGGTGAGCTTGTACCGTCTCTCGAGGCGTTCGACGCCGTCAGCCAGGGAACCGCGGAAATGGGTCATGGAGCATCCTACTACTGGTCCGGAAAAGTTCCGGCCGCGCAGTTTTTCGCGGCGGTTCCCTTCGGCATGAATCCACAGCAGGCCAACGCATGGATCGTCAGCGGCGGTGGCCTCGAACTGTGGGAAGAGGTCTACGCTCCGTTCAATCTCGTTCCGCTTCCCGGCGGCAACACGGCGATCCAGATGGGCGGGTGGTTCAACAGGGAGATAAACTCCGTCGACAACCTCAAGGGCCTGAAAATGAGAATACCGGGACTCGGCGGAAAGGTGATCTCGAAAGCGGGAGGCGCGGCGGTTCTTTCCGCGGGGGGCGAAATATATACCAATCTGGAACGCGGCGTGATAGACGCCACTGAATGGATCGGTCCTTACCACGACTACCTCATGGGTTTCCACAAGGCGGCCAGATACTACTATTATCCAGGCTGGCACGAGCCCGGCACCAGCCTGGAATTCTTCGTCAACAAAAGCGCGTTCGACGGGCTCCCCGACGACCTCCGCCAGATCGTCCGCACCGCCGCCGCTCGGGTCAATCACTGGATGCTCTGCGAATTCGAGGCGAAGAACAACATCTACCTTCAGAAACTCGTCAACGAAGTAAAAGTTGACCTGAAAGCCTTTCCTCCGGAGGTTATCGAACAGCTCAGGGCCTACTCAAAAGAAGTCATTCAGGAAATCGTCGAACAGGACGCCCTGAGCCGGAAGATTCACGACGCCTATACCTCTTTCAGAAAGCAGATCGGAGCGTGGGCGGACATTTCCGAAAAGCTCTACTACACCGACAACCTCTGA
- a CDS encoding electron transfer flavoprotein subunit beta/FixA family protein codes for MEITVCINQVPDTGSAIVVRDGVVDATRLNMVMNPYDEYAVEEALRFRERFAESRVTVFSVGGEDRFGILRKAIAMGADGACLAESGGVVGDSFSTASILCEAIKRYYARKPDIVICGRESVDCNRAEVPLMVAEMLGMASLSAVVSLKAHEGYLEAKREVEGGVEEYVLETPAVISVEKGLNTPRKTNIKAVMQARKKTIDRMDGFALVEPKVLYRELAAVQRKRTCRFVDSVEELTRLLHQTTGFLK; via the coding sequence ATGGAGATAACGGTTTGCATCAATCAGGTCCCGGATACGGGTTCCGCCATAGTGGTGAGGGACGGCGTTGTCGACGCGACCCGCCTCAACATGGTAATGAACCCCTATGACGAATACGCCGTGGAAGAGGCGCTGAGGTTCAGGGAGCGGTTTGCAGAAAGCAGGGTGACTGTTTTTTCCGTCGGGGGAGAGGACCGGTTTGGCATTCTCCGCAAGGCGATCGCGATGGGCGCCGACGGAGCGTGCCTTGCTGAAAGCGGCGGTGTCGTCGGGGATTCCTTTTCGACGGCCTCAATCCTCTGCGAGGCCATAAAGCGTTACTATGCCCGGAAGCCGGATATCGTCATCTGCGGCCGGGAGTCCGTCGACTGCAACAGGGCTGAGGTTCCGCTCATGGTGGCAGAAATGCTCGGCATGGCTTCATTGAGCGCCGTCGTTTCCCTGAAGGCCCATGAAGGATATCTTGAAGCGAAACGGGAAGTCGAGGGCGGAGTCGAGGAATATGTTCTTGAAACGCCGGCGGTTATCAGCGTCGAGAAAGGCCTGAACACGCCGCGCAAGACGAACATAAAAGCGGTTATGCAGGCACGGAAAAAGACGATCGATCGCATGGACGGCTTTGCTCTGGTGGAGCCGAAAGTCTTGTACAGGGAACTTGCAGCCGTACAACGGAAACGAACGTGCAGGTTCGTCGATTCGGTTGAGGAACTTACCCGCCTGCTGCATCAAACCACCGGGTTCTTGAAATGA
- a CDS encoding electron transfer flavoprotein subunit alpha/FixB family protein, translated as MRKFLVVLEQRDGVVKQSSIDVWNSVQELASGCSARVCGVLPGDGSSLAKQQYSGCGVIHTVTEEVLDRYLPDAYADVVSNVAAETEADAVFVASTAMGKDLAPRVAMRIGAPLVSDCSLVAGSGGRLVATTLLYGGSVSALAETRGARTVVYVLKSSHVASRVLPKGSIVMRPVRSGISRDVRWNPVMEKLVRFAGRKKDVAEADIIVAGGRGVGSAVGFSLLEALADTLGAAVGASRSAVDEGWRQHAEQIGQTGRTVAPRLYIACGISGAAQHIAGIAGAGTVVAINRDPNAPIFDVSDYGIVGDIEDIVPGLEQAVLSWRGAK; from the coding sequence ATGAGGAAATTTCTCGTTGTACTCGAACAGAGGGATGGGGTTGTCAAGCAGTCGTCGATCGATGTCTGGAATAGCGTTCAGGAACTTGCTTCCGGTTGTTCCGCCAGGGTTTGCGGCGTGCTTCCAGGTGACGGCTCTTCGCTTGCGAAGCAGCAGTATTCCGGCTGTGGCGTGATTCATACCGTGACTGAAGAGGTTCTGGATCGCTATCTGCCAGACGCATACGCCGATGTTGTTTCCAACGTCGCGGCTGAAACAGAGGCGGACGCCGTCTTTGTGGCCTCCACGGCGATGGGGAAGGATCTGGCTCCCCGCGTCGCCATGCGGATCGGAGCGCCGCTGGTTTCCGACTGTTCGCTTGTCGCCGGTTCCGGCGGGCGTCTTGTCGCAACGACGCTGCTTTACGGGGGATCGGTGTCCGCCCTTGCTGAAACGCGCGGTGCGAGGACCGTGGTGTATGTGCTGAAGTCATCGCATGTTGCTTCGCGTGTCCTTCCGAAAGGCTCTATCGTGATGCGTCCCGTCCGGAGCGGTATTTCCCGGGATGTTCGCTGGAATCCGGTTATGGAAAAACTCGTGCGGTTCGCGGGAAGAAAAAAGGATGTGGCCGAAGCGGATATTATTGTTGCCGGCGGAAGGGGGGTTGGCTCGGCCGTCGGATTTTCGCTGCTCGAGGCGCTCGCCGACACGCTCGGCGCGGCGGTCGGAGCGAGTCGTTCGGCCGTCGACGAGGGCTGGCGCCAGCACGCCGAGCAGATCGGTCAGACCGGCAGGACGGTTGCCCCGCGTCTCTATATTGCTTGCGGTATTTCGGGGGCCGCGCAGCATATTGCAGGCATCGCCGGCGCGGGGACCGTCGTCGCCATCAACCGCGATCCGAATGCGCCGATTTTCGACGTTTCCGATTACGGTATCGTCGGCGATATCGAGGATATTGTTCCCGGTCTTGAGCAAGCCGTCCTTTCATGGCGCGGGGCGAAATGA